Proteins encoded by one window of Chondromyces crocatus:
- a CDS encoding GFA family protein — METTQPAHAAPQPRTTPRTHRGSCHCGNLTFEVDLDLSEGATRCNCSICTKLASLSAIVKPDAFRLVLGKERLSIYEWGAKVSRRYFCSRCGIHAFARGHLAELGGDYVGVNLNCLDDAELSRLETTYWDGRHNNWQAGARSTPWPIHPAGV; from the coding sequence ATGGAAACCACCCAGCCCGCTCACGCCGCGCCCCAGCCCCGGACCACACCCCGCACACACCGCGGGAGCTGTCACTGCGGCAACCTCACCTTCGAGGTCGACCTCGATCTCTCCGAGGGGGCCACCCGCTGCAACTGCTCCATCTGCACCAAGCTCGCGAGCTTGAGCGCCATCGTCAAACCCGACGCGTTTCGACTCGTCCTCGGCAAGGAACGCCTGTCCATCTATGAGTGGGGGGCCAAGGTTTCCCGTCGGTACTTCTGTAGCCGCTGTGGGATTCACGCTTTTGCGCGGGGCCACCTCGCGGAGCTCGGCGGGGACTACGTGGGGGTGAACCTCAACTGTCTCGATGATGCCGAGCTGAGCCGGCTCGAGACCACCTACTGGGATGGTCGACACAACAACTGGCAAGCCGGCGCGCGCTCCACTCCCTGGCCCATCCACCCCGCTGGCGTCTGA
- a CDS encoding AAA family ATPase: MPYGDDVPIIYASAGMRRIVALAYLLIWTWDEHLAAAKVRGEPPAREIIFLIDEIEAHLHARWQRSIVPALLPVMDILTGQHGSRVQLITATHSPLVLASVEPLFHAEKDAWFDLDLDKATRPPSVKLTSRTYVRHGEIGNWLTSEAFDLKEPRSIEGERAVKQARTLMHQGTASATAIAAADQALRDAGLPDIDPFWVRWGYFRDRQAAPAPASTKTASSRKAPASTKTASSRKASPSTKTASSRKAMPSRKAASSRKATSSRRKTT; this comes from the coding sequence ATGCCTTACGGCGACGATGTCCCCATCATCTACGCCTCGGCCGGCATGCGCCGGATCGTCGCACTCGCCTACCTGCTCATCTGGACGTGGGACGAACACCTCGCCGCTGCCAAGGTCCGCGGCGAGCCCCCCGCCAGAGAAATCATCTTCCTCATCGACGAGATCGAAGCCCACCTGCATGCCCGGTGGCAGCGAAGCATCGTCCCAGCGCTCTTGCCGGTGATGGACATCCTCACCGGCCAGCACGGCTCACGCGTCCAGCTCATCACCGCGACCCATTCCCCCCTCGTCCTGGCCTCCGTCGAGCCCCTCTTCCACGCCGAGAAGGACGCCTGGTTCGACCTCGATCTCGACAAAGCGACCCGGCCCCCGTCCGTCAAGCTCACCTCGCGGACCTACGTTCGTCACGGCGAGATCGGCAACTGGCTCACCAGCGAAGCCTTCGATCTGAAGGAGCCCCGCTCCATCGAAGGTGAGCGAGCCGTGAAACAAGCTCGGACGCTGATGCACCAAGGCACAGCTTCCGCCACCGCCATCGCCGCTGCGGACCAAGCCCTGCGCGACGCCGGCCTGCCCGACATCGACCCGTTCTGGGTCCGCTGGGGCTACTTCCGCGACCGCCAAGCCGCACCGGCACCGGCAAGCACCAAGACAGCATCGAGCCGCAAGGCACCGGCGAGCACCAAGACAGCATCGAGCCGCAAGGCATCGCCAAGCACCAAGACAGCATCGAGCCGTAAGGCCATGCCAAGCCGCAAGGCAGCATCGAGCCGCAAGGCAACGTCGAGCCGAAGGAAGACGACGTGA
- a CDS encoding DUF434 domain-containing protein, with translation MDVRPGDCGLASEGGGGALSAVGGRGAHAGDGERFGGEALVRLRAGLEEVNWLLGRGYPLGMVVTMVGNHHQFDARQRMALTRAGCSEEQRAARRARCVKLEAMRGAWVEIDGLNLLITLEVAQRGGPLLLGADGALRDLAGVRGSYAVLDETERALGWVEKALQEAGVAGARWWIDEAVSSSGRLRGAIEAGWGRRERAEGEGEMEAGEGEEERGRVGVEAGLVRDPDAVLRGRRGVVSSDGVVLDRCESWVDLAGEVVRRWVRGAWVVNLLG, from the coding sequence GTGGATGTTCGTCCGGGTGACTGCGGGCTCGCTTCCGAAGGGGGAGGTGGAGCCTTGAGCGCGGTGGGTGGACGCGGGGCGCACGCCGGGGATGGTGAGCGTTTCGGCGGGGAGGCGCTGGTGCGGCTTCGCGCCGGGCTGGAGGAGGTGAACTGGCTCCTGGGGCGGGGATATCCGTTGGGGATGGTGGTGACCATGGTGGGGAATCACCACCAGTTCGATGCGCGGCAGCGAATGGCGCTGACGCGGGCTGGGTGCTCGGAAGAGCAACGCGCAGCGCGGCGGGCGCGGTGCGTGAAGCTGGAGGCGATGCGGGGAGCGTGGGTGGAGATCGACGGGCTGAATCTGTTGATCACGCTGGAGGTGGCGCAACGCGGCGGACCGCTGTTGCTGGGCGCCGATGGAGCGCTGCGGGATCTGGCAGGGGTGCGGGGGAGCTACGCAGTGCTGGACGAGACGGAGAGGGCGCTGGGATGGGTGGAGAAAGCGCTGCAGGAGGCGGGGGTGGCCGGCGCGCGGTGGTGGATCGATGAGGCGGTGTCGTCGTCGGGGCGGCTGAGGGGGGCGATCGAGGCGGGGTGGGGAAGGCGAGAGAGGGCGGAAGGAGAGGGGGAGATGGAGGCTGGAGAGGGGGAGGAGGAGCGAGGGCGGGTGGGGGTGGAGGCGGGGTTGGTGCGGGATCCGGATGCGGTGCTCAGAGGGAGGCGGGGGGTGGTGTCGTCGGATGGGGTGGTGCTGGACCGGTGTGAGAGCTGGGTGGATCTGGCGGGGGAGGTGGTGAGGCGATGGGTGAGAGGGGCGTGGGTGGTGAATCTGCTGGGGTGA
- a CDS encoding GFA family protein, with the protein MDHDDTTRDAAATNATRTLHGSCHCGLVRFEVDHDPTAEATGCNCVNCTKVGVAGLIVNPAAFRLVQGEDALGMYTWGASGMRRYFCNHCGVHGFVRGNVAELGGEYVSVSLHSIDGVEITEVKVAHWDGRHDNWQAGPRETPWPILDAEIAVPVEV; encoded by the coding sequence ATGGACCACGACGACACGACACGCGACGCTGCCGCCACGAACGCCACCAGGACGCTGCACGGGAGCTGCCACTGCGGGCTCGTGAGATTCGAGGTCGACCATGACCCCACCGCTGAAGCGACCGGGTGCAACTGCGTCAACTGTACGAAGGTTGGCGTGGCGGGCCTCATCGTGAATCCCGCCGCCTTCCGGCTCGTGCAAGGCGAAGATGCGCTGGGCATGTACACCTGGGGCGCCAGCGGGATGCGGCGCTACTTCTGCAACCACTGCGGTGTGCATGGCTTCGTGCGTGGGAACGTCGCGGAGCTTGGTGGCGAGTATGTTTCGGTGAGTCTGCACAGCATCGACGGGGTCGAGATCACCGAGGTGAAGGTGGCTCACTGGGATGGCCGCCACGACAACTGGCAAGCCGGTCCGCGTGAGACTCCCTGGCCCATCCTCGATGCCGAGATCGCGGTACCCGTGGAAGTCTGA
- a CDS encoding pentapeptide repeat-containing protein, with the protein MNPVTVDGALTVAAGIFRAALTEDRFQPRWTLDPAALLTLTHFAEESRVLAGMLPPGSIGAPGVVLAQHVAVTLRAFALALNRQQVLDGRRHPTPLQAPGTRTTRDVEHEPPRPDDPGQPLPEQRSKDAERRLKLALDHLARADGRPLAAPFDPRSARLDAPLASPVHQALLHAFAHPAATSAPGENGTPPWLDRETPEARATFERLYVLCHAEAMTSALGSSLVRAIHAIAPRSPQLLRGALLRSLCTWGAQHVFGEVDAVSIPHLPLEALDVGPAATWKPPPNHPRTPAAETVQGLLEQLLAISPIVLVCGAPGCGKSLIARKIAAAWAASQVTARASATTSDLPVPIVIDGGVDFASHDPCLSTALRRALLRQAEGLGLAQLVDDEARKPPSDSERVIYIVDGLDEAGLSRAGVASLFNDLLQTTSDTHRAVVFLRWEAIPDAKEISSLPTVTLHPSLGGYYGSRTDTARWLELWNQRNGKAMLSMGQLIARVPGEALKTPLLLFMAALTCETQPSGEGWDDEGMPASFQGHEPSVLGALYERFFRRLTLDQCDHARTHDPATWEAVGRLLQALRERHPADLSGPEHAPTARARAMLWLLSRFAWATHAHQGHGETLSPTDAARLLQRELGLPPETSGRLLVRAAQSILLQADTPGEDGPLVFGHRTFREFFVARYWALVLRRVIAEPDRADRRSHETTLLEGRLLGATDESFSFLLGMLNGPSWSEPQRRALVPWAQASFLDETPDFLRPERPRPEDDRRPALREAALAIGSSLSGSPGIVATEPTTLKTLLTRLSITVSEPILRAPRFSCDDADLEGVDLRRCHLDGANLPRANLTSANLEHASLSGANLSGATLQYGCLNWADLSGATLAGANVSRTVLYKANLRGANLAGADFREVNAFLTDLRDTNLVGARLDQNQLLTAKMEGALRDPPKPGGQQR; encoded by the coding sequence ATGAATCCGGTGACTGTGGACGGTGCGCTGACGGTGGCGGCAGGAATCTTCCGCGCTGCACTCACCGAGGACAGGTTCCAACCGCGCTGGACCCTCGACCCAGCGGCGCTCCTCACGCTCACCCACTTCGCCGAGGAAAGCCGCGTGCTCGCAGGGATGCTGCCGCCCGGCAGCATCGGGGCTCCTGGAGTCGTCCTGGCGCAACACGTCGCAGTCACCCTGCGGGCCTTTGCCCTCGCGCTGAACCGCCAGCAGGTGCTCGACGGACGGCGACATCCCACACCGCTCCAAGCGCCAGGCACACGAACCACGCGCGACGTGGAGCACGAACCACCGCGCCCTGATGACCCCGGGCAGCCCCTCCCCGAGCAGCGCTCGAAGGACGCAGAACGTCGCCTGAAGCTCGCGCTGGATCACCTCGCCCGCGCCGATGGACGCCCGCTCGCGGCCCCCTTCGATCCCCGCTCCGCACGGCTCGACGCGCCGCTCGCATCCCCCGTCCATCAAGCTCTCCTTCACGCCTTCGCGCATCCCGCCGCGACATCGGCCCCCGGCGAGAACGGAACACCTCCCTGGCTCGATCGGGAGACCCCGGAGGCCCGCGCGACCTTCGAGCGCCTCTACGTCCTGTGCCACGCAGAGGCGATGACCTCGGCCCTGGGATCCTCCCTCGTCCGCGCCATCCATGCGATCGCTCCCAGATCGCCCCAGCTCCTGCGCGGCGCCCTCCTGCGGTCCCTCTGCACATGGGGAGCACAGCACGTGTTCGGTGAAGTCGACGCGGTGAGCATCCCGCACCTGCCCCTCGAGGCCCTCGACGTGGGTCCCGCCGCCACCTGGAAACCTCCCCCGAACCACCCGCGAACACCGGCCGCCGAGACCGTTCAGGGGCTGCTCGAACAGCTGCTCGCGATCTCCCCCATCGTCCTCGTGTGCGGTGCCCCCGGCTGTGGCAAGTCCCTCATCGCGCGGAAGATCGCCGCTGCATGGGCTGCGTCCCAGGTGACGGCACGCGCGAGCGCGACGACCTCCGATCTTCCCGTCCCCATCGTGATCGACGGCGGCGTGGACTTCGCGAGCCACGACCCCTGCCTGAGCACCGCCCTGCGTCGTGCCCTCCTGCGCCAGGCCGAAGGGCTCGGTCTCGCGCAGCTCGTCGACGACGAAGCACGGAAACCTCCCTCGGACAGCGAGCGCGTGATCTACATCGTGGATGGCCTCGATGAAGCAGGCCTTTCACGTGCCGGCGTGGCGTCCCTGTTCAATGACCTCCTGCAGACCACCAGCGACACCCATCGCGCCGTGGTGTTCTTGCGATGGGAAGCGATCCCGGACGCGAAGGAGATCTCCAGCCTGCCGACGGTGACCCTCCACCCCTCCCTCGGTGGCTACTACGGATCCCGCACCGACACGGCGAGGTGGCTGGAACTCTGGAACCAGCGCAACGGCAAGGCAATGCTCTCGATGGGCCAGCTGATCGCGCGCGTCCCGGGCGAGGCGCTGAAGACGCCGCTTCTGCTGTTCATGGCCGCGCTGACCTGCGAAACCCAGCCCTCGGGCGAAGGGTGGGATGACGAAGGAATGCCCGCGTCCTTCCAGGGCCACGAACCCAGCGTGCTGGGAGCGCTCTACGAACGCTTCTTCCGTCGACTCACCCTGGACCAGTGCGACCACGCACGCACGCACGATCCCGCGACCTGGGAGGCTGTCGGGCGCCTCCTGCAAGCCCTCCGCGAGCGCCATCCAGCAGACCTGTCCGGCCCCGAGCACGCCCCGACGGCGCGCGCCCGGGCCATGCTCTGGCTCCTGTCCCGATTCGCCTGGGCGACCCACGCGCACCAGGGCCACGGCGAGACGCTGAGCCCGACGGACGCCGCGCGACTCCTGCAACGAGAACTCGGCCTCCCGCCCGAGACTTCTGGCCGCCTCCTCGTCCGTGCGGCGCAGTCCATCCTCCTCCAGGCCGACACACCCGGAGAAGACGGCCCCCTCGTGTTCGGCCATCGGACCTTCCGCGAGTTCTTCGTCGCCCGCTACTGGGCCCTCGTTCTGCGCCGGGTCATCGCCGAACCCGACAGAGCGGACCGACGCTCCCACGAGACCACCTTGCTGGAAGGACGCTTGCTCGGCGCGACGGATGAAAGCTTCTCCTTCCTCCTGGGCATGCTGAACGGCCCGTCCTGGAGCGAGCCGCAGCGCCGCGCCCTCGTTCCCTGGGCCCAGGCGAGCTTCCTCGACGAGACCCCCGACTTCCTCCGACCCGAGCGACCGAGGCCCGAGGACGACCGACGACCCGCCTTGCGGGAGGCGGCGCTGGCGATCGGAAGCTCGCTGAGCGGCTCACCAGGGATCGTGGCGACCGAGCCCACGACCCTGAAGACGCTGCTGACCAGGCTGTCGATCACCGTCTCCGAGCCCATCCTGAGAGCTCCTCGCTTCTCCTGCGACGACGCCGATCTCGAGGGCGTCGACCTGCGTCGATGTCACCTCGACGGTGCCAACCTCCCGCGCGCGAACCTCACGTCGGCGAACCTGGAGCACGCTTCCCTGAGCGGCGCGAACCTGAGCGGCGCGACCTTGCAGTATGGGTGCCTGAACTGGGCAGACCTCTCCGGTGCAACCCTGGCGGGTGCGAACGTGTCCCGCACCGTCCTGTACAAGGCAAACCTCCGAGGAGCGAACCTCGCCGGAGCCGACTTCCGAGAGGTGAACGCATTCCTCACCGATCTCCGCGACACGAACCTCGTGGGGGCCAGGTTGGACCAAAACCAGCTTCTGACCGCAAAGATGGAGGGCGCTCTGCGCGACCCGCCAAAACCGGGTGGCCAGCAACGGTGA
- a CDS encoding pentapeptide repeat-containing protein codes for MESEFDMDAVTIDGAWKVAGEIFRAALTEDRFQPRWTLDAEALLALTRFAKETRALAALLPPGALTASEDAVAHHIAILLRAFALALTRQSALHSVERRTHQAPGERASLDMESEALRPKGAEPRLRLALDHLARADVDVLGPPFERLSDLVDAPLASPVYKALCAVFAQAALSADAIPPALDLATPAARTPFERLYLLAHAEAMTSPLGAAFVRALHATASMSPSFLRGVLMRSLSASRVRSMFGEADALRIPHLPLEAFDLDLLATWTEPPNFQRHATPRPLLGLIDELLAKHRIVIVCGAPGRGQSLTARKITSAWADRHVTVDPSMASDLTFPLVIDGGRDIAHHDPSLGAAVRCALQRKADSLGITAVIDEASLAVTSPGDRVVYVVDGLDEAGLTLTATEALFRDLVHATRDTHRAIVFSRKAALPDTKAFAEHPIVYIEDLSPHTSPAGGQIAAWLERWNLRSGKAPLTVEQFKERGLVDAAGTPLVLFMRALTWEAQPPTDGSDDEGVARPGLGQPQGPQGALHERFFRQLATAQCDHARACDAATWEAFTRLLHAVSERHPGEVAFLEDDPSAARAQGMLWLLSRLAWAIHGRRGRGQALTVQDAVRLLEAELGVTAEPWGRQLVRAAMTLMLPLEPAGEDGPLVFGHRAFREFFVARYWALVLRRIVARPGAEARRVHEGTLLEGRLLGAADESFAFLLEKLNGPSWSEAEREALLQWAHDAFVDETSDFLRPERPRWEEDRRPALREAALAIGSLMSGATGMVVGERRALKTLLASLSITVPERSVKAPRFSCEDADLEGVNLAGFDLEGANLPRANLVDANLVGTNLVGANLSGANLTRANLLSVKLGRANLAGAHLEDVSAFLADFRGANLLGASLEEKALMGAKLEGALRDPPKPTGKKR; via the coding sequence GTGGAGAGCGAGTTCGACATGGATGCAGTGACCATCGATGGCGCGTGGAAGGTGGCGGGAGAGATCTTCCGCGCCGCCCTCACCGAGGACAGGTTCCAACCGCGCTGGACCCTCGACGCCGAGGCACTCCTGGCCCTCACCCGGTTCGCGAAGGAGACCCGCGCGCTCGCAGCCTTGCTGCCGCCCGGAGCCCTCACCGCCTCTGAAGACGCCGTGGCGCATCACATCGCCATCCTCCTGCGCGCCTTCGCTCTCGCACTGACCCGACAGAGCGCGCTCCACAGCGTGGAACGACGCACGCACCAGGCGCCCGGTGAACGAGCCAGCCTCGACATGGAGAGCGAAGCGCTGCGTCCGAAGGGCGCCGAGCCGCGCCTGAGGCTTGCCCTGGATCACCTCGCCCGAGCAGACGTCGATGTCCTCGGCCCTCCCTTCGAGCGCCTGTCCGATCTGGTCGACGCGCCGCTCGCCTCTCCCGTCTACAAGGCCCTCTGCGCCGTCTTCGCGCAAGCAGCCCTCAGCGCGGACGCGATCCCTCCCGCGCTCGATCTGGCGACCCCCGCCGCCCGCACCCCCTTCGAGCGCCTCTACCTCCTTGCGCACGCCGAGGCGATGACCTCGCCGCTCGGGGCTGCCTTCGTCCGCGCCCTTCATGCGACCGCGTCCATGTCTCCTTCGTTTCTGCGCGGCGTCTTGATGCGCTCGCTCTCCGCCTCGCGAGTTCGGTCCATGTTCGGTGAAGCCGACGCCCTGCGGATCCCTCACCTCCCCCTCGAAGCCTTCGACCTCGATCTCCTGGCGACCTGGACCGAGCCACCGAATTTCCAGCGCCACGCGACGCCACGCCCTCTCCTCGGGTTGATCGACGAGCTGCTCGCCAAGCACCGCATCGTCATCGTCTGTGGCGCACCTGGTCGTGGCCAGTCGCTCACCGCGCGCAAGATCACCTCGGCCTGGGCCGACCGTCACGTCACGGTCGACCCCAGCATGGCCTCGGATCTCACGTTCCCCCTCGTCATCGACGGGGGCCGCGACATCGCGCACCACGACCCCTCCCTGGGCGCCGCCGTGCGCTGCGCCCTTCAGCGCAAGGCCGACTCCCTCGGCATCACTGCGGTCATCGACGAGGCCTCGCTGGCGGTCACCTCGCCTGGCGACCGTGTGGTCTACGTGGTGGATGGACTCGACGAAGCAGGACTCACGCTGACCGCCACGGAAGCGCTGTTCCGGGACCTCGTCCATGCGACCCGTGACACCCACCGTGCGATCGTGTTCTCGCGCAAGGCTGCGCTCCCCGATACGAAGGCCTTCGCCGAACATCCCATCGTGTACATCGAGGATCTCTCGCCCCACACCTCACCGGCTGGCGGCCAGATCGCCGCGTGGCTGGAGCGCTGGAACCTGCGGAGCGGCAAGGCGCCCCTCACCGTGGAGCAGTTCAAGGAGCGCGGCCTGGTCGACGCAGCGGGCACGCCGCTCGTGCTGTTCATGAGGGCGCTGACCTGGGAGGCCCAGCCGCCGACCGATGGATCCGACGATGAAGGCGTCGCCCGCCCCGGGCTGGGTCAGCCTCAAGGACCGCAGGGGGCGCTCCACGAACGCTTCTTCCGTCAGCTCGCCACGGCGCAGTGCGACCATGCGCGAGCGTGCGACGCTGCAACCTGGGAGGCCTTCACGCGGCTGCTGCATGCGGTGAGCGAGCGCCATCCGGGGGAGGTCGCTTTCCTGGAGGACGACCCCTCGGCCGCACGCGCGCAGGGGATGCTCTGGCTGCTGTCGCGGCTCGCCTGGGCGATCCATGGGCGCCGTGGGCGGGGGCAGGCGCTGACGGTGCAGGATGCGGTGCGCCTCCTCGAAGCCGAGCTCGGGGTGACTGCTGAGCCCTGGGGAAGGCAGCTCGTGCGCGCAGCGATGACGCTGATGCTTCCGCTCGAGCCGGCCGGTGAAGATGGTCCCCTCGTGTTCGGCCACCGTGCATTCCGGGAGTTCTTCGTCGCGCGGTACTGGGCGCTCGTGCTGCGCCGGATCGTCGCTCGGCCCGGAGCGGAGGCGCGACGGGTTCACGAAGGGACGTTGCTGGAGGGGCGCTTGCTCGGTGCAGCGGATGAGAGCTTCGCCTTCCTGCTGGAGAAGCTGAATGGTCCTTCCTGGAGTGAGGCGGAGCGCGAGGCGCTCTTGCAGTGGGCCCATGACGCCTTCGTCGATGAGACGTCCGATTTTCTGCGGCCCGAGCGGCCGCGGTGGGAGGAGGATCGGCGGCCGGCGTTGCGGGAGGCGGCGCTGGCGATCGGAAGCTTGATGAGCGGCGCGACGGGGATGGTGGTGGGTGAGCGGCGGGCGTTGAAGACGCTGCTGGCCAGTCTGTCGATCACGGTTCCCGAGCGGAGCGTGAAGGCGCCGCGCTTCTCGTGCGAGGATGCCGATCTTGAAGGGGTCAACCTGGCAGGGTTCGATCTCGAAGGGGCGAACCTGCCGCGCGCCAACCTGGTTGATGCGAACCTTGTAGGTACGAACCTGGTCGGCGCGAATCTGAGCGGTGCGAACCTGACGCGCGCGAACCTGCTGTCCGTGAAGCTCGGGAGGGCGAATCTGGCAGGTGCGCATCTGGAAGACGTGAGCGCGTTCCTGGCAGACTTTCGCGGGGCGAATCTGCTGGGGGCGAGCCTGGAGGAGAAAGCTCTGATGGGCGCGAAGCTGGAGGGCGCGCTGCGGGATCCGCCGAAGCCGACTGGCAAGAAGCGGTGA